The Gemmatimonas aurantiaca T-27 DNA segment TCACGTTGTGGCGAGGCGCACTACTGCGACTCGTGGACATTCGCGCCATGCTGGGATTGCCCATGACATCCCTCAACGATCTGGCACGTGTGCTGGTTATGGAAAGTGCGACGAGCACCATCGGCTTGCTCGTCGATGAGGTGTTGGAGATGCGTGCGATCGATGTCAGCCAGTTGGAAGAACCGGCGCGAGGTACCGTGCGACACACGGATCTCATTGTCGGCGTGACGAAGGACGTCGTTGCCGTGCTTTCGGCCGAACGTCTGCTCGACCTGGACCCCTGATGGAGAATCCCATGAAATGGACGGTGAGTCGCAGAATCGCCGCCGGCTACGCGTTGCTGCTGGTGATGATGCTGATCGGAGGCGCGCTCGCGAGTTTTGCCTTGCGACGCAGTGCCGTGGTCAGCGAGCAGGCATTGGGCACCGTGCGTCATCGATTGGTACCCGCCACGGAGGCACAATCGGACTGGCGGCGGGCCCGGGTCGACTACTTGCGTCTACTGGTGCAATTCGAGCCCACGCTCATCCAGTCGGCTGACAGCCTGGTGGCTGCGGCGCGCACGCGTCTGGTCTCGTTGCGGGATTCTTCCACAGCGGAGCCACAGGAACAGGCCTTGTGGATCGAAATCATTCGTGATCTCGACGCCTGGCGTGTG contains these protein-coding regions:
- a CDS encoding chemotaxis protein CheW gives rise to the protein MPTTPSELAILRARAAHLAQRIEPEVVASTDVLVFMLAGERYAVPAATLREVVMLTQRVPLPGATVPVVGLTLWRGALLRLVDIRAMLGLPMTSLNDLARVLVMESATSTIGLLVDEVLEMRAIDVSQLEEPARGTVRHTDLIVGVTKDVVAVLSAERLLDLDP